Genomic DNA from Brenneria izadpanahii:
TCGGTTGATGATACGTCGGCGGTCATTGACGCGTTGCGTGAGCGTTTCCCGCGCATTATCGGCCCGCGCAAGGACGATATCTGTTATGCCACCACCAACCGCCAGGAGGCGGTGCGTAGTCTGGCGGGGATGGCGGATGTGGTGCTGGTGGTGGGTTCAAAGAACTCTTCTAACTCCAATCGGTTGGCAGAACTGGCGCAGCGGGCCGGTAAAGCCGCTTATCTGATTGATGCCGCGGAAGACATTCAGGAAAGCTGGCTGGCCGGCATTGATCATGTCGGCGTGACGGCCGGCGCATCGGCGCCGGATATTCTGGTGCAGCAGGTGCTCAGCCGTTTGCAGGCGTTAGGCGGCAAGGTCACGGTTGAAATTCAGGGGCGGGAAGAAAACATCGTCTTCGAAGTGCCGAAAGAACTTCGCGTCGAGGTGAAGCAAATCGACTAACCTATTCCGGCGGTGGCGCAATTTTCCCCACCGCCTTTTTTATCGCTTCCATATCCTCTGAGTCATCGTCATCACCCATTAATATTAATCTGATAAAAATGCATGTTTATGCGTTACTGCTTTCGCGCCGCGGATTCAGGCGGCAGGTTGAGATGGTTTTTACTGATTTAATTTTCCCGCTGACATAATTTTCTAATCTGGTGACGAATACGCTGGCGGTAGCACTTCGCGCCCGTTAACCTAACGTATACTCAGCACCTTGAAATTCATTGGGTATATTTCATAGCGGAATTAGCAAAGAGAGAGACATTATGAAGGATTCATCGATCCGTATCGCGGTTGCCGGGGCCGGCGGTCGCATGGGGCGCCAGCTTATTCAAGCGGTTGAACAAACTAAAGGCGCCGTATTTGGCGCGGCGTTGGAACGTCAGGGCTCTTCTCTGGTGGGCGCCGATGCGGGCGAGCTGGCCGGAGTGGGAAAATCTGGCGTGGCGGTGAGCGATAGCCTGGATGCCGTTTGCGATGATTTTGATGTTCTTATCGATTTTACCCGCCCCGAAGGCACGCTGGCCCATCTGGCGTTTTGCCGCCGGCACCACAAATCGATGATTATCGGCACTACAGGCTTTGATGAGCAGGGAAAAGCCGCTATTCGCGAAGCCGCACAGGATATCGGCATTGTTTTCGCCGCTAATTTCAGCGTTGGCGTGAATGTCATGCTGAAACTGCTGGAGAAAGCCGCCAAAGTCATGGGGGATTACACCGATATCGAAATTATTGAGGCTCATCACCGCCATAAAGTGGATGCGCCCTCAGGTACGGCATTGGCGATGGGAGAAGCCATCGCCGGCGCGCTGGGGCGGGATCTGAAGGCTTGCGCCGTGTATGCCCGGGAAGGACATACCGGAGAACGCGATCCGAAAAGTATCGGTTTTGCCACCGTGCGGGCGGGCGACATCGTCGGCGAACATACGGCGATGTTTGCCGATATTGGCGAACGCGTTGAGATTACCCATAAGGCTTCCAGCCGCATGACCTTCGCAAATGGCGCGGTTCGCGCTGCAATATGGTTAAAGGATAAGAAATCCGGGCTGTTCGATATGGGCGATGTGCTGGGTTTGGATGATTTGTAAAAATAATTAATTTATTAATTAATTGATATAAGTGGCGATTTTTTATCGCTACTTGTATTTTTTGCCTTTTTATCTTGTTTTTTAATCAAAGCCTTTATTTTTCCTGTTTTATCGCTTTATTCGGGGCGTTTTCGGCTGTTGAAGCCCTGTAATCGGCGATATTGGTCGATTATTGCGCTTGTTTCAGCCATGTGAGTCGGCAACCGTTTTCTTTCCCTAGTTAACATACCTTTTTACGGTTGAGGGGCGGTATTTATACCATAAAGGATAAAAAGAAGAGAAAAAGTGCGGTTGAAGTGGACAATTCAGCCGACCATCATTAAAATGCGCCCAATTTGCCAAAAATTTACCTTGAGGGTGGTTTTTGCGTTGATTTAGATCGATTAATCTGAATTAATATGCAAATAACATGATTTTTTATTCCTTGGAGGGTGTTTTGATTAAGTCAGCGCTATTGGTTCTGGAAGACGGAACCCAATTCCATGGTCGGGCCATCGGGGCGGAAGGGTCGGCAGTGGGGGAAGTGGTCTTCAATACGTCGATGACCGGATATCAAGAAATCCTTACTGATCCTTCCTATTCCCGCCAGATTGTCACTCTCACTTATCCCCATATCGGTAATGTCGGCACCAACGAAGCCGATGAAGAATCATCTTCCATACAGGCTCAGGGGCTGGTCATCCGCGACTTGCCGTTGATTGCCAGTAACTACCGCAGTGAAGAAGGTCTTTCTGAGTACCTTAAACGCAACAACGTCGTCGCCATCGCCGATATCGATACCCGCAAGCTGACTCGACTGCTGCGCGAGAAAGGCGCGCAGAACGGCTGCATTATTGCCGGCGACGAACCGAGCGCCGAACTGGCGTTGGAAAAGGCGCAGGCGTTTCCGGGGCTGAAAGGGATGGACCTGGCGAAAGAGGTCACCACAACGGAAAGCTATGGCTGGTCGCAGGGGAGCTGGAAGCTGGAAGGGGGGCTGCCCGCCGCCACGCCGGAAAGCGAACTGCCTTACCATGTGGTGGCTTACGACTACGGCGTGAAGCGCAATATTCTGCGTCTGCTGGTGGACAGAGGATGCCGCCTGACGGTGGTTCCCGCGCAGACATCGGCGGAAGACGTTTTGAAACTTAATCCCGACGGGATCTTCCTGTCGAACGGTCCGGGCGACCCGGAGCCTTGCGACTACGCCATCCGGGCGATTAAAACTTTTCTGGAAACGGATATCCCGGTATTCGGTATCTGTCTCGGCCACCAGTTGCTGGCGCTGGCAAGCGGCGCGCAGACCATCAAAATGAAGCTTGGTCACCACGGCGGCAACCATCCGGTAAAAGATCTGGATAACGACCGCGTAATCATCACCGCGCAGAACCACGGTTTTGCGGTTGATGAAAATAATTTGCCCGACACGCTGCGCGTGACGCACATATCGCTGTTTGACCAGACGGTGCAGGGGATTCATCGCACCGATAAACCGGCGTTCAGTTTTCAGGGACACCCCGAGGCCAGCCCCGGACCGCACGATGCGGCGCCGTTTTTCGACCACTTTATCGAATTGATTAAGACTTACCGTTCTTCAGCAAAATAATCAGGAGCGAGAAAATGCCAAAACGTACAGATATTAAAAGCATCCTGATTCTGGGCGCCGGCCCGATTGTCATCGGCCAAGCCTGTGAGTTCGACTACTCTGGCGCACAGGCGTGTAAAGCGCTGCGCGAAGAGGGATACCGCGTCGTCCTGGTTAACTCAAACCCGGCGACCATCATGACCGATCCGGAAATGGCCGACGCCACCTATATCGAGCCGATTCACTGGGAAGTGGTGCGCAAGATTATCGAGAAAGAGCGTCCTGACGCGATACTGCCGACGATGGGCGGCCAGACGGCGCTGAACTGCGCGCTGGAGCTGGAGCGTCAGGGTGTGCTGGCCGAATTCGGCGTGACGATGATTGGCGCAACCGCCGATGCCATTGATAAAGCCGAAGATCGCCAGCGTTTCGACAAGGCGATGAAGAAGATCGGGCTGGATACCGCGCGCTCCGGCATCGCGCATAATATGGAAGAGGCGCTGGCCGTCGCGGCTGACGTGGGCTTCCCCTGTATTATCCGCCCTTCCTTTACCATGGGCGGCACCGGCGGCGGGATTGCTTATAACCGTGAAGAATTTGAAGAAATCTGCGAACGCGGCCTGGATCTGTCCCCCACCAACGAATTACTGATCGATGAATCGCTGATTGGCTGGAAAGAGTACGAAATGGAAGTTGTCCGCGATAAACACGACAACTGCATCATCGTCTGCTCCATCGAAAACTTTGACGCCATGGGGATTCACACCGGTGACTCCATCACCGTTGCGCCGGCGCAAACGCTGACCGACAAAGAATATCAAATCATGCGTAACGCCTCGATGGCGGTGCTGCGCGAGATCGGCGTGGAAACCGGCGGTTCTAACGTACAGTTTGCGGTAAACCCGAAAAACGGCCGCCTTATCGTTATCGAGATGAACCCGCGCGTTTCCCGTTCTTCGGCGCTGGCGTCCAAAGCGACCGGTTTCCCGATTGCGAAAATCGCCGCCAAGCTGGCCGTTGGCTATACGCTGGATGAACTGATGAACGACATTACCGGCGGCCGCACGCCCGCGTCGTTCGAACCTTCCATCGACTACGTCGTCACCAAGATCCCGCGTTTTAACTTCGAGAAATTCGCCGGGGCCAACAACCGTCTGACCACGCAAATGAAATCGGTAGGCGAGGTGATGGCGATCGGGCGTACTCAGCAGGAGTCGTTGCAGAAAGCGTTGCGCGGTCTGGAAGTGGGGGCGACGGGATTCGATCCGAAAGTGGATCTGGACGATCCGGAGTCATTGACGCAAATCCGCCGCGAGCTGAAAGATGCGGGCGCCGAGCGGATATGGTACATCGCCGATGCCTTCCGCGCCGGCATGTCGGTGGACGGCGTATTTAATCTGACCAATATTGACCGTTGGTTCCTGGTGCAAATTGAAGAGCTGGTGCGCCTGGAAGAGCAGGTCGCCGAGAAGGGCGTTACCGGCCTGGATGCGGCATTCCTGCGCCTGCTGAAACGGAAAGGTTTTGCCGACGCGCGTCTGGCGGCGTTGGCCGGCGTGGCTGAAAGCGAAATCCGCAAGCTGCGTGATAAGTTCGATCTGCACCCGGTCTATAAGCGCGTGGACACCTGCGCGGCGGAATTCGCCACCGATACCGCCTATATGTACTCCACCTATGAGGATGAGTGCGAGGCTAACCCGAATCAAGATCGCGACAAAATCATGGTGCTGGGCGGCGGGCCAAACCGTATCGGGCAGGGGATCGAATTTGACTACTGCTGCGTTCATGCCGCGCTGGCGCTACGTGAAGACGGTTATGAAACCATCATGGTGAACTGTAACCCTGAAACGGTATCTACCGATTATGACACCTCCGACCGTTTGTACTTTGAACCCGTTACGCTGGAAGATGTGCTGGAAATCGTGCGTATCGAGAAGCCGAAAGGCGTCATCGTACAATATGGCGGACAGACGCCGCTGAAGCTGGCGCGTGCGCTGGAAGCGGCCGGGGTGCCGGTAATCGGAACCAGCCCGGATGCCATCGATCGCGCGGAAGACCGCGAACGTTTCCAGCAGGCGGTTAACCGTCTGGGCTTGAAACAGCCGGCTAACGCCACCGTGGTGGCGATTGAGCAGGCGGTGGAGAAAGCGCGCGGCATCGGCTATCCGCTGGTGGTTCGTCCTTCCTACGTGCTCGGCGGCCGGGCGATGGAAATTGTGTACGACGAAATCGACCTGCGCCGCTACTTCCAGAATGCGGTCGTGGTTTCCAACGATGCGCCGGTGCTGCTGGACCATTTCCTGGACGACGCCATTGAAGTTGACGTGGATGCCATCTGTGACGGCGAGCGCGTGCTGATTGGCGGCATCATGGAGCACATTGAGCAGGCGGGCGTTCACTCCGGCGACTCAGCCTGTTCTTTGCCGGCCTATACGCTGAGCAAAGAGATTCAGGACGTCATGCGTCAGCAGGTGGAGAAACTGGCGTTTGAACTTTGCGTTCGCGGCCTGATGAACGTGCAGTTTGCGGTTAAGAACAATGAAGTCTATCTGATTGAGGTTAACCCGCGCGCGGCGCGTACCGTCCCGTTCGTTTCCAAAGCGACCGGCGTGCCGCTGGCGAAAGTGGCTGCTCGGGTAATGGTCGGACAA
This window encodes:
- the dapB gene encoding 4-hydroxy-tetrahydrodipicolinate reductase, which codes for MKDSSIRIAVAGAGGRMGRQLIQAVEQTKGAVFGAALERQGSSLVGADAGELAGVGKSGVAVSDSLDAVCDDFDVLIDFTRPEGTLAHLAFCRRHHKSMIIGTTGFDEQGKAAIREAAQDIGIVFAANFSVGVNVMLKLLEKAAKVMGDYTDIEIIEAHHRHKVDAPSGTALAMGEAIAGALGRDLKACAVYAREGHTGERDPKSIGFATVRAGDIVGEHTAMFADIGERVEITHKASSRMTFANGAVRAAIWLKDKKSGLFDMGDVLGLDDL
- the carA gene encoding glutamine-hydrolyzing carbamoyl-phosphate synthase small subunit: MIKSALLVLEDGTQFHGRAIGAEGSAVGEVVFNTSMTGYQEILTDPSYSRQIVTLTYPHIGNVGTNEADEESSSIQAQGLVIRDLPLIASNYRSEEGLSEYLKRNNVVAIADIDTRKLTRLLREKGAQNGCIIAGDEPSAELALEKAQAFPGLKGMDLAKEVTTTESYGWSQGSWKLEGGLPAATPESELPYHVVAYDYGVKRNILRLLVDRGCRLTVVPAQTSAEDVLKLNPDGIFLSNGPGDPEPCDYAIRAIKTFLETDIPVFGICLGHQLLALASGAQTIKMKLGHHGGNHPVKDLDNDRVIITAQNHGFAVDENNLPDTLRVTHISLFDQTVQGIHRTDKPAFSFQGHPEASPGPHDAAPFFDHFIELIKTYRSSAK
- the carB gene encoding carbamoyl-phosphate synthase large subunit, which produces MPKRTDIKSILILGAGPIVIGQACEFDYSGAQACKALREEGYRVVLVNSNPATIMTDPEMADATYIEPIHWEVVRKIIEKERPDAILPTMGGQTALNCALELERQGVLAEFGVTMIGATADAIDKAEDRQRFDKAMKKIGLDTARSGIAHNMEEALAVAADVGFPCIIRPSFTMGGTGGGIAYNREEFEEICERGLDLSPTNELLIDESLIGWKEYEMEVVRDKHDNCIIVCSIENFDAMGIHTGDSITVAPAQTLTDKEYQIMRNASMAVLREIGVETGGSNVQFAVNPKNGRLIVIEMNPRVSRSSALASKATGFPIAKIAAKLAVGYTLDELMNDITGGRTPASFEPSIDYVVTKIPRFNFEKFAGANNRLTTQMKSVGEVMAIGRTQQESLQKALRGLEVGATGFDPKVDLDDPESLTQIRRELKDAGAERIWYIADAFRAGMSVDGVFNLTNIDRWFLVQIEELVRLEEQVAEKGVTGLDAAFLRLLKRKGFADARLAALAGVAESEIRKLRDKFDLHPVYKRVDTCAAEFATDTAYMYSTYEDECEANPNQDRDKIMVLGGGPNRIGQGIEFDYCCVHAALALREDGYETIMVNCNPETVSTDYDTSDRLYFEPVTLEDVLEIVRIEKPKGVIVQYGGQTPLKLARALEAAGVPVIGTSPDAIDRAEDRERFQQAVNRLGLKQPANATVVAIEQAVEKARGIGYPLVVRPSYVLGGRAMEIVYDEIDLRRYFQNAVVVSNDAPVLLDHFLDDAIEVDVDAICDGERVLIGGIMEHIEQAGVHSGDSACSLPAYTLSKEIQDVMRQQVEKLAFELCVRGLMNVQFAVKNNEVYLIEVNPRAARTVPFVSKATGVPLAKVAARVMVGQSLEQQGVTKEVIPPYYSVKEVVLPFNKFPGVDPILGPEMRSTGEVMGVGRTFAEAFSKAMLGSNSPMKKSGRALLSVREGDKARVVDLAAKLLKHGFELDATHGTAIELGEAGINPRLVNKVHEGRPHIQDRIKNGEYTYIVNTTAGRQAIEDSKLIRRSALQYKVHYDTTMNGGFATAMSLNADPTEKVTSVQEMHALIRGR